One region of Anaeromyxobacter paludicola genomic DNA includes:
- a CDS encoding L,D-transpeptidase scaffold domain-containing protein, with product MRGLGAGWLLLALGAAPGLASPEELWLSPAGPTPQALAVVDALRRAGEKGLVPDDYDGPRWAERLSELARSPAAPEPRARFDEALTAAALRYASDLARGRPVPGRPDLRAAFPGAPALDLLAFVRDRLAAGPDPAAALAELEPPFAAYRRTLAALAERRRLAAGGDPARVAEVHKLELTLERWRWLPRRFEAPPMVVNIPAFELTARDPGSGRRVAMKVVVGKAYGLQTPALAASLTEVVFRPAWNVPASIQRKELVPRLARDPGLLEREGYELVDRQGRVAARALDPAGLQALRAGTLRLRQRPGPKNALGAVKFVFPNPHGIYLHGTPAVALFARGRRDLSHGCVRVEDPLALAEWVLRGLPDWPRARIAAAMAGPEPRRVRLTRAIPVLLVYGTAVVGEDGTARFFEDVYGHDAALDRALAAGRGWGRRPAGSGGPQGAVAQGAPP from the coding sequence ATGCGAGGGCTCGGCGCGGGCTGGCTGCTCCTGGCGCTCGGCGCGGCGCCCGGGCTCGCGTCGCCGGAGGAGCTCTGGCTCTCGCCCGCGGGCCCCACGCCGCAGGCCCTGGCCGTCGTGGACGCGCTCCGCCGGGCCGGGGAGAAGGGGCTCGTCCCGGACGACTACGACGGCCCCCGCTGGGCGGAGCGGCTCTCCGAGCTGGCGCGGTCCCCCGCGGCGCCGGAGCCCCGCGCGCGCTTCGACGAGGCGCTCACCGCGGCCGCGCTGCGCTACGCGTCCGACCTCGCCCGCGGCCGTCCGGTGCCCGGCCGGCCCGACCTCCGCGCCGCCTTCCCCGGCGCCCCGGCGCTCGACCTGCTGGCCTTCGTCCGCGACCGGCTCGCGGCCGGGCCGGACCCGGCGGCGGCGCTCGCGGAGCTCGAGCCGCCCTTCGCGGCCTACCGGCGGACCCTGGCCGCGCTCGCCGAGCGGCGGCGGCTCGCGGCCGGCGGCGATCCGGCCCGCGTCGCCGAGGTCCACAAGCTCGAGCTCACCCTCGAGCGCTGGCGCTGGCTGCCGCGCCGCTTCGAGGCCCCGCCGATGGTCGTCAACATCCCGGCCTTCGAGCTCACGGCCCGCGATCCGGGGAGCGGCCGGCGGGTGGCGATGAAGGTCGTGGTGGGCAAGGCCTACGGGCTCCAGACCCCGGCGCTCGCCGCGTCGCTGACCGAGGTGGTCTTCCGCCCGGCCTGGAACGTGCCGGCGAGCATCCAGCGCAAGGAGCTCGTCCCGAGGCTCGCGCGCGACCCGGGCCTCCTCGAGCGCGAGGGCTACGAGCTCGTGGACCGGCAGGGCCGGGTGGCGGCTCGCGCGCTCGATCCGGCCGGGCTCCAGGCGCTCCGCGCCGGCACCCTCCGGCTGCGGCAGCGGCCCGGGCCGAAGAACGCCCTCGGCGCGGTGAAGTTCGTCTTCCCGAACCCCCACGGGATCTACCTGCACGGCACCCCGGCCGTGGCGCTCTTCGCCCGCGGGCGGCGCGACCTGAGCCACGGCTGCGTCCGGGTCGAGGATCCGCTGGCGCTCGCCGAGTGGGTGCTGCGCGGGCTGCCCGACTGGCCGCGGGCGCGGATCGCCGCGGCGATGGCCGGGCCGGAGCCCCGGCGCGTGCGGCTGACGCGCGCCATCCCGGTGCTCCTGGTGTACGGGACGGCGGTGGTGGGCGAGGACGGGACGGCGCGCTTCTTCGAAGACGTCTACGGGCACGACGCGGCGCTGGACCGGGCCCTGGCCGCGGGGCGGGGGTGGGGCCGGCGCCCCGCCGGATCAGGCGGTCCGCAGGGAGCGGTCGCGCAGGGTGCGCCGCCATAG
- a CDS encoding GGDEF domain-containing response regulator, with protein MSSRILLAQLSSPADDLASMLSGSSCEVKRATGAAGALRQAFSDAPPDLVLLDVARADAEAIELLRALKARTLPRFVPVLVVSRDEEVAQRVAALRAGADDFLSRPVHALEVVARVAAMLRIQASQDRLHQATTALAALSATDPLTGLHNRRHLQERLAQELSRARRYGGPLSLLLVDLDHFKRVNDGYGHQAGDAALRAVAGILRTTLRTLDVCARFGGEEFAVLMPATDWSGALTVAERLRRRIAAAPLLTAPALREPSAGPVEVRMTASLGAAFMASGAQVGADELVRAADAALYRAKQQGRDATCLAPALARPAAAASAA; from the coding sequence ATGTCCTCGCGCATCCTCCTCGCCCAGCTCTCCTCCCCGGCGGACGACCTCGCCAGCATGCTCTCCGGCTCCTCGTGCGAGGTGAAGCGCGCGACGGGCGCGGCGGGGGCGCTCCGGCAGGCGTTCAGCGACGCCCCGCCCGACCTCGTGCTGCTCGACGTGGCGCGCGCCGACGCGGAGGCGATCGAGCTGCTGCGGGCCCTCAAGGCGAGGACGCTGCCCCGCTTCGTGCCCGTCCTGGTGGTCTCGCGCGACGAGGAGGTGGCCCAGCGCGTGGCGGCCCTTCGCGCCGGCGCGGACGACTTCCTCTCGCGCCCCGTCCACGCGCTCGAGGTGGTGGCCCGGGTCGCCGCCATGCTCCGCATCCAGGCGTCGCAGGATCGGCTGCACCAGGCGACGACCGCGCTCGCCGCGCTCTCGGCGACCGACCCGCTCACCGGGCTCCACAACCGCCGCCACCTCCAGGAGCGGCTCGCGCAGGAGCTCTCGCGCGCCCGGCGTTACGGCGGTCCGCTCTCGCTCCTGCTCGTGGACCTCGACCACTTCAAGCGGGTGAACGACGGCTACGGGCACCAGGCCGGCGACGCGGCGCTCCGCGCGGTCGCCGGGATCCTCCGCACCACCCTGCGGACGCTCGACGTCTGCGCCCGCTTCGGCGGCGAGGAGTTCGCGGTGCTCATGCCGGCGACCGACTGGTCCGGCGCGCTCACCGTGGCCGAGCGGCTCCGCCGGCGCATCGCCGCGGCGCCGCTGCTCACCGCGCCGGCGCTGCGCGAGCCGTCCGCCGGCCCGGTGGAGGTCCGGATGACCGCCTCGCTCGGCGCGGCGTTCATGGCGAGCGGGGCGCAGGTGGGCGCCGACGAGCTGGTGCGCGCCGCCGACGCCGCGCTCTACCGCGCCAAGCAGCAGGGGCGCGACGCCACCTGCCTCGCCCCGGCGCTGGCCCGGCCCGCCGCCGCGGCCAGCGCGGCCTGA
- a CDS encoding DUF190 domain-containing protein, producing the protein MDAVTAKRVRIYLGEDDRVGREPAHLALVEWLQREGARGASAFRAVEGFGGGGELHVSHLVDVARRLPILVEWVDDPRVVDRLLTRACALVPRALVTVETVEVAQGPLRLRPLPHRLTAADVMTREVASVPPGAPLREVVELALRAPWRGVPVVEEGRPVGMITGGDLVTRGGLPVRLDLLPALDTPELSRLLERLGGEGRTAADVMSRPAVAVGADMPLPWVAEVMAHRKLKRVPVVDREGRLAGVVTRLDLLRSVAGGFSAGEVPAREAWVEAGAPIRALVRHDVPVLPPDAPLPEVLRAVLSTPVGRAIVAGAGGRALGVVSDAALLDRVTPSFRALALQSLTRRAPPASLEPAELAGEQHALARTASELMGDAAQVREDGTLAEAVSLSLEGGHDLLCVTDGEGRLVGALDRADLLRGLVGAGPREGR; encoded by the coding sequence ATGGACGCCGTCACCGCGAAGCGGGTCCGCATCTACCTCGGCGAGGACGACCGGGTCGGGCGGGAGCCGGCCCACCTCGCGCTCGTCGAGTGGCTGCAGCGCGAGGGCGCCCGGGGGGCGAGCGCGTTCCGCGCCGTCGAGGGGTTCGGCGGCGGGGGCGAGCTGCACGTGAGCCACCTCGTGGACGTGGCGCGGCGGCTCCCGATCCTGGTGGAGTGGGTGGACGACCCGCGGGTGGTCGACCGGCTCCTCACCCGCGCCTGCGCCCTGGTGCCGCGGGCGCTCGTGACGGTGGAGACGGTGGAGGTGGCGCAGGGGCCGCTGCGGCTGCGGCCCCTGCCGCACCGGCTCACCGCCGCCGACGTCATGACGCGCGAGGTGGCGTCGGTGCCGCCCGGGGCGCCGCTCCGGGAGGTGGTGGAGCTCGCGCTCCGCGCGCCGTGGCGCGGCGTCCCGGTGGTGGAGGAGGGGCGGCCGGTCGGCATGATCACGGGCGGCGACCTGGTCACCCGCGGCGGGCTCCCGGTCCGGCTCGACCTCCTGCCCGCGCTCGACACGCCCGAGCTGTCGCGCCTGCTCGAGCGGCTCGGCGGGGAGGGGCGCACCGCCGCCGACGTGATGAGCCGGCCCGCGGTGGCGGTCGGCGCCGACATGCCGCTGCCCTGGGTGGCGGAGGTCATGGCGCACCGCAAGCTGAAGCGGGTGCCGGTGGTGGATCGCGAGGGGCGGCTGGCCGGCGTCGTGACCCGGCTCGACCTGCTCCGGAGCGTGGCCGGCGGCTTCTCGGCGGGCGAGGTCCCGGCCCGCGAGGCCTGGGTGGAGGCGGGCGCGCCGATCCGGGCGCTGGTGCGGCACGACGTGCCGGTGCTGCCCCCCGACGCGCCGCTGCCGGAGGTGCTCCGGGCGGTGCTCTCGACGCCGGTCGGCCGCGCCATCGTGGCCGGCGCCGGCGGGCGGGCGCTCGGGGTCGTGAGCGACGCCGCGCTGCTCGACCGCGTGACGCCCTCGTTCCGCGCGCTGGCGCTCCAGTCGCTCACCCGCCGGGCGCCGCCGGCGAGCCTCGAGCCCGCCGAGCTCGCGGGCGAGCAGCACGCGCTCGCCCGCACCGCGTCCGAGCTGATGGGAGACGCGGCGCAGGTGCGGGAGGACGGGACGCTCGCCGAGGCGGTGTCGCTGTCGCTCGAGGGCGGCCACGACCTCCTCTGCGTGACCGACGGGGAGGGGCGGCTGGTCGGCGCCCTCGACCGGGCCGATCTCCTGCGCGGGCTGGTCGGCGCGGGCCCGCGCGAGGGCCGGTGA